The genomic region tccctctgtctctctctctttctctctctgtctctctccctctgtctctctccctctgtctctctccctctgtctctctccctctgtctctctccctctgtctctctccctctgtctctctccctctgtctctctttctccctctgtctctctttctccctctgtctctctccctctgtctctccctctgtctgtctctctctctgtctgtctctctctctgtctgtctctctctctgtctgtctctctctctgtctgtctctctctctgtctgtctctctctctgtctgtctctctctctgtctgtctctctctctgtctctctctctgtctgtctctctctctgtctgtctctctgtctctctctctgtctctctccctgtctctctccctgtctctctccctgtctctctccctgtctctctccctgtctctctctctgtctctctctctgtctctctctgtctctggctcgctctctcgctctctctctctccccagtcatgAGTACATCAGTGGTTACTACAGAGTATCAGTCTACTTCCTGTGTAAGATACTCAGTGACATCATCACCTTAAGGACACTCCCTGCCATCGTCTTCAGCTGTGTGGCTTACTTCATGATCGGTGGGTAGACACAATGAACACTAACCCATGATCGGTGGGTAGACcctaaagaaaaaagtatttaacaagaatatttcattcattcaacttagatgtgttattttagtgttccctttattttttttgagcagtatatttTTTGCTAACCCTTATTTTATCAGGAagatgactgagaacacatttctCATTTATTCACATAATGTTATTGTAAtgcttctatgtgtgtgtgtgtgtgtgtgtgtgtgtgtgtgtgtgtgtgtgtgtcagattggCATTGGACTACAATAATACATATGAGGGCTACAATACGatgtatagaatacagtagatctatatgtGATGCACATATTTacacacaattaaagtgactaagatatcgtggaatagtatagagtacattttacatatgagatgagtaatgcgagatacgtgagacattattaaagtggctggtgtTTCAtttttaaagtgaccagtgttttCTAGCTATGTGTcctttaaactggtttccactaGGGAACACAGTGATTCCTAAGCTATGTGTcctttaaactggtttccactaGGGAACACAGTGATTCCTAAGCTATGTGTcctttaaactggtttccactaGGGAACACAGTGATTCCTAAGCTATGTGTcctttaaactggtttccactaGGGAACACAGTGATTCTAAGCTATGTGTcctttaaactggtttccactaGAGGTAGCACAGTGATTCCTAAGCTATGTGTcctttaaactggtttccactaGGTAGCACAGTGATTCCTAAGCTATGTGTCTCTGAAGGCGCTCGTTATAGCTGTtccagcagtctgatggccttgagagagCTTTGCGGTTGTGGTCCAGTGCAGTTGCCGCGGTGatacaggatgctttcaattgtgcatctaaaagtttgtgagggttttaggtgtcaAGCCCAATTTCTTTATCCtcagaggtgctgttgcgcccttcttcaccacaccgtctgtgtgggtggaccattcagattgtcagtgatgtgtgcgccaaaggaacttgaaactctccaccttctcttatacacaggggtaccggttagttgaggtaatttgtacatgtaggtaggggtgaagtgactatgcatagataaaacagcgagtagcagcagtgtacaaaacaaatggggggagGGGTCAATGTaatttgtcgtgccctcttcacgactgtcttggtgtgtttggaccatgatagatcgttggtgatgtggacaccaaggaatttgaaactcTCGACTCtattgaacatgtcagtgaagacacttgccagttggtctgcgcatgctttgagtacacatcctggtaatccgtctggccccacggctttgtgaatgttgacctgtttaaaggtcttgctcacatcggctaccgagagcgttatcacacagtcatccagaacagctggtgctctcatgcatgcttcagtgttgcttgcttcgaagcgagcataaaaggcatttagctcatctggaggctcgcgtcactgggcagctcgcgtctgggtttccctttgttgtccgtaatagtttttaagcctctgttctgatctggtatgtttctgttctgttctggtatATTTCTGTTCTGATCTGGTATGTTTCTGTTCTGATCTGGTATTCTATtactctgttctgatttagtattactctgttctgatctggtattatattactctgttcTGATCTAGCATAATATTTATATGTTCTGATCTAGTATATTTCTGTTCTGATCTAGTATATTTCTGTTCTGATCTAGTATATTTCTGATCTAGTATAATATTAATATGGTCTGATCTAGTATAATattaatggtccttctgtagcacagttggtagagcatggcgcttgtaacgccagggtagtgggttcgattcccgggaccacccatacgtagaatgtatgcacacatgactgtaagtcgctttggataaaagcgtctgctaaatggcatatattatttattatattattattatattatttaatatATGGTCTGATGTAATGTATTTCTGTTCTGATTTAGTATATTTCTGATCTAGTATAATATTAATATATGGTCTGATGTAATATATTTCTATGTTCTGATCTAGTATATTTCTGATCTAGAATAATATTAATATATGGTCTGATCTAGTATATTTCTGTTCTGATCTAGTATGACATTTCTATATTCTCCAGGGTATAAAGCTACAGTGGAGGCCTTCTTCCTGTTCATGTTGACCGTAGCTCTGGTTGCCTATACAGCTACTGCTATGACCATGGCTATATCAGCTGACCAGAGTGTTGTGGCGATCGCCAACATCTTCATGACCATAGCCTTTGTCTTCAtgatggtgagagagacagagagagagagagactaaatcaTTTGTGATGGTTTGTTTTGGCATGTTAGCATgtttttcccatgccaatgaaaCCCCTTtgaattgacacacacacacacacacacacacacacacacacacactaatataaGATGATTATAAACATGAAAAATTGttgctctcctcttcctcctactctcCCCTCATtacctttctcctccccctcctcttcctcaccccttcccctcctcctctcccctcctaaaATCTCCTCTtcgctctcttccctctcctcatccctcctctcctaaaATATCCTCTTtgctcccttctcctcctcttctctccactcccctcctcttctctcctctcccctcctcttcccacttctctcccctccccttcccacttctctcccctcccctcccctccctcttctctccctcccctccctcttctctcctcccctcccctccctctttctcctcctcccctctcctccctcccctctcctcctcctctcctctcctctcctctcctctcctctcctctcctctcctctcctctccctccctcccctccctcccctcctcttccctcttctctcccctcccccctcctcttctctcccctcccctcctctccccctcccctcctctcctctcctcccctcccctcctctcccctcccctccccctctcctctccctcctcctcttcctcttctctcccctcccctccctcttctcctcctcctccccctcttctctcccctcccctcctcctccctcctcttccctcttctctcccctcccttatcAGATCTTCTCAGGCCTGTTGGTGAACCTGCCCAGTATTGTTGAGTGGCTAGCCTGGTTCCAGTACCTCAGCATCCCTCGTGTACGGACTAACAGCTCTCCAAATTAATGAGTTTGTAGGTCTCCAGTTCTGTGGAGACATTCCTCAACGGCACCTTGCCCCTGGTATGACGTAAGTTGATAATATCTCACTATACCTATTTAAATTATCCATAATTGAGGTGTTTTTGTTTCTGAGGTAGGAACCTTTCTCCTGTGTTCAGATGCACGGAAGACTTTCTGAAGAACCAGGGGATCGACTACACCACGTGGGGGCTGTGGCAGAATCACGTTGCCCTGGCGATCATGACCGTAATCTTCCTGTTGATCGCGTACTTCAAACTACGCTT from Oncorhynchus keta strain PuntledgeMale-10-30-2019 unplaced genomic scaffold, Oket_V2 Un_contig_24653_pilon_pilon, whole genome shotgun sequence harbors:
- the LOC127922124 gene encoding broad substrate specificity ATP-binding cassette transporter ABCG2-like, with amino-acid sequence MIGYKATVEAFFLFMLTVALVAYTATAMTMAISADQSVVAIANIFMTIAFVFMMIFSGLLVNLPSIVEWLAWFQYLSIPRVRTNSSPN